A window of the Nisaea acidiphila genome harbors these coding sequences:
- a CDS encoding SDR family NAD(P)-dependent oxidoreductase codes for MSTAKKTMLLTGASRGIGHATVGFFSERDWEIITCSRDAPPAECRRDPNWSHHITADLTDSDSLDHFIVEANELLGDRPLHALVNNAGWSPKTPFKERLGCLNGDLDEWRRVFELNFFAPLRLARGFAAALHRGNGAIVNITSIAGHFIHPFAGSAYSTSKAALSSLTREMANEFAELGVRVNAVAPGEIETAMLSPEYEMLIPRIPLNRLGTPRDVASTIHYLCSDDSAYVTGTEIFVTGGQHMF; via the coding sequence ATGAGCACAGCGAAAAAAACCATGCTGCTGACCGGCGCCAGCCGGGGCATCGGCCACGCCACGGTCGGGTTCTTCAGCGAACGCGACTGGGAAATCATCACCTGTTCCAGGGACGCGCCGCCGGCCGAATGCCGGCGCGACCCGAACTGGAGCCATCACATCACCGCCGATCTGACGGATTCGGACAGCCTCGACCATTTCATCGTGGAGGCGAACGAGCTGCTGGGGGATCGCCCGCTCCATGCTTTGGTGAACAATGCCGGCTGGTCGCCGAAGACGCCGTTCAAGGAACGGCTCGGCTGTCTGAACGGGGATCTGGACGAATGGCGCCGGGTCTTCGAGCTGAATTTCTTCGCTCCGCTCCGGCTCGCGCGCGGTTTCGCGGCGGCTCTGCACCGGGGCAACGGCGCGATCGTGAACATCACGTCGATCGCCGGCCATTTCATCCATCCCTTCGCCGGCTCCGCCTACAGCACCTCGAAGGCCGCGCTCTCGTCTCTCACCCGGGAAATGGCGAACGAGTTCGCCGAACTCGGCGTGCGCGTGAATGCGGTCGCGCCGGGAGAGATCGAAACCGCGATGCTGTCACCGGAATACGAGATGCTGATCCCGCGCATCCCGCTGAACCGTCTGGGCACGCCGAGGGACGTCGCCTCGACGATCCACTACCTCTGTTCGGACGACTCGGCCTATGTCACCGGCACGGAAATCTTCGTGACCGGTGGTCAACACATGTTCTGA
- a CDS encoding VOC family protein produces MSGRPIDHVVHLVSDLDKAGTAFERLGFRLTPTAYHEDRMGTRNRLAQFRGRNFIELLEVDRPDLLQPHDFAAAPPFFGFGAHNKEMRRFGEGMTMLVFAGDDGRADIERFSAAGLQTYAPFDFERKSKLPDGTEVTVAFTLAFVTSPDMPRVAFFVCENRAQEYFWKPDFQEHDNGAESISAVYFSSRTPERDAEFIGRMFGGEVRSLNGGFAVACGPRQETRILQPDAIAAHDRTFRMPEDGSTVMAGLELHAGETQANVPSSSAHGAFITWTTA; encoded by the coding sequence ATGAGTGGACGCCCGATTGACCATGTGGTGCATCTTGTCTCGGACCTCGACAAGGCGGGAACGGCCTTCGAGAGGCTCGGATTTCGCCTGACGCCGACGGCCTATCACGAGGACCGGATGGGAACGCGGAACCGGCTTGCCCAGTTCCGGGGACGGAACTTCATCGAGCTGCTCGAAGTCGACCGTCCGGATCTCCTGCAGCCGCACGATTTCGCCGCCGCGCCGCCGTTTTTCGGCTTCGGGGCGCACAACAAGGAGATGCGGCGCTTCGGCGAGGGCATGACCATGCTGGTCTTCGCCGGCGATGACGGGCGCGCGGATATCGAACGGTTTTCAGCCGCCGGTCTGCAGACCTACGCGCCGTTCGATTTCGAGCGCAAGTCGAAGCTCCCGGACGGTACGGAAGTGACGGTGGCTTTCACGCTCGCTTTCGTCACCAGTCCGGATATGCCGCGGGTCGCGTTCTTTGTCTGTGAGAACCGGGCGCAGGAGTATTTCTGGAAGCCGGACTTCCAGGAGCATGACAATGGCGCAGAGTCGATCTCGGCGGTTTATTTCAGCTCCCGGACGCCCGAAAGGGATGCCGAATTCATCGGGCGGATGTTCGGCGGCGAGGTGAGGTCGCTGAATGGCGGGTTCGCTGTGGCCTGCGGCCCGCGGCAGGAAACGCGGATCCTTCAACCGGACGCAATCGCCGCGCACGACCGGACCTTCCGGATGCCGGAGGACGGAAGCACGGTCATGGCCGGCCTGGAGTTGCACGCTGGAGAGACGCAGGCAAATGTGCCGTCCAGCAGCGCACACGGTGCCTTTATCACCTGGACGACAGCCTGA
- a CDS encoding polyamine ABC transporter substrate-binding protein, giving the protein MKIVKPSSLLIAGLAAIGLTTAAHAADTITVVSWGGAYTNSQVKAYHEPWMAKTGNKINSEDYNGGLAEVRAQVEAGNVTWDLIDVELADAVRGCDEGILETLPLEELPAGADGTPAKDDFIAGTLHECAVGEIVWSTVYAYDKTKVAAAPTSLGDFFDLAKIPGKRGLRKTPKVNLEWALMADGVPADKVYEVLATPEGVDRAFAKLDTIKGDVVWWEAGAQPPQLLADGEVVMTSAYNGRLFNAIVNEKKPFDIVWDGQVWDIDLWVMPKGTKNKAAAWDFVKFSTDTQRLADQAKYISYGPVRKSSFAKVLPEMQPHMPTAPANFKNPLQNDFGFWADYGDELNERFNAWLAG; this is encoded by the coding sequence ATGAAGATAGTGAAACCCTCCAGTCTTCTGATCGCCGGCCTTGCCGCTATCGGACTGACCACCGCGGCCCACGCCGCCGACACCATCACCGTCGTCTCCTGGGGCGGCGCCTACACGAACAGCCAGGTCAAAGCCTATCATGAGCCGTGGATGGCCAAGACCGGCAACAAGATCAACTCGGAAGACTATAACGGCGGTCTCGCCGAAGTCCGTGCGCAGGTGGAAGCCGGCAACGTGACCTGGGATCTGATCGACGTCGAACTGGCGGACGCGGTCCGTGGCTGCGACGAAGGCATTCTCGAAACGTTGCCGCTGGAAGAGCTGCCGGCCGGTGCCGACGGTACTCCGGCGAAGGACGACTTCATCGCCGGCACCCTGCATGAGTGCGCCGTTGGCGAAATCGTCTGGTCGACCGTCTATGCGTACGACAAGACCAAGGTGGCTGCCGCGCCGACCTCGCTCGGCGACTTCTTCGACCTTGCGAAGATCCCGGGCAAGCGCGGCCTGCGCAAGACCCCGAAGGTGAACCTTGAGTGGGCCCTGATGGCCGACGGCGTTCCGGCCGACAAGGTCTACGAAGTGCTGGCGACCCCGGAAGGCGTCGATCGTGCCTTCGCCAAGCTCGACACCATCAAAGGCGATGTCGTCTGGTGGGAAGCCGGCGCGCAGCCGCCGCAGCTCCTGGCCGACGGCGAAGTGGTCATGACCAGCGCCTATAACGGCCGCCTGTTCAACGCGATCGTGAACGAGAAGAAGCCGTTCGACATCGTCTGGGACGGCCAGGTCTGGGACATCGACCTCTGGGTCATGCCGAAAGGCACCAAGAACAAGGCGGCGGCCTGGGATTTCGTGAAATTCTCCACGGACACCCAGCGCCTCGCGGACCAGGCCAAGTACATCTCCTACGGCCCGGTGCGTAAATCCTCCTTCGCCAAGGTCCTGCCGGAAATGCAGCCGCACATGCCGACGGCTCCGGCCAACTTCAAGAACCCGCTGCAGAACGACTTCGGGTTCTGGGCCGACTACGGCGACGAGCTGAACGAGCGTTTCAACGCTTGGCTCGCCGGCTAA
- a CDS encoding universal stress protein: MSLKTVLAPVLGNEADAAILNAALAVATPHGAHVFVAHIHRDPRDVLVPQVGMGMSASMIETLVDQAESFANEARAASLAAFDKWREDNKLVMVEKPTASDGVTVSFETLVGEPTTMVAQRSRMVDVICVIAPTEREGSDAMAIAEAAMLQSGKATMVVPHDVEFPAVKTIAVGWNASKEAAAAIAHAMPLLETADKVLVMSGIDSELTEEKLSVFVDSLLWHGVKAEAKTFDASSGSISGRLQAEAREAGAQLLVLGAYSHSRFRESIFGGVTDDVLTETRIPVLMAH, encoded by the coding sequence ATGTCCCTTAAGACCGTCCTCGCGCCAGTCCTCGGCAACGAAGCCGACGCGGCCATCCTGAATGCGGCCCTTGCCGTCGCGACGCCGCACGGTGCGCATGTCTTCGTTGCCCATATCCACCGCGACCCGCGCGATGTCCTGGTGCCGCAGGTCGGTATGGGCATGAGCGCGTCCATGATCGAAACCCTCGTCGACCAGGCGGAGAGTTTCGCGAACGAAGCCCGTGCGGCCTCGCTCGCGGCATTCGACAAATGGCGCGAGGACAACAAGCTGGTCATGGTCGAAAAGCCGACGGCTTCCGACGGCGTGACGGTCTCTTTCGAGACCCTTGTCGGCGAGCCGACGACGATGGTGGCGCAGCGTTCCCGCATGGTCGACGTGATCTGTGTGATCGCGCCGACCGAGCGCGAGGGCAGCGACGCGATGGCGATCGCCGAGGCGGCGATGCTGCAAAGCGGGAAGGCGACGATGGTCGTCCCGCACGATGTCGAATTCCCGGCGGTCAAGACCATCGCGGTCGGCTGGAACGCGTCAAAGGAAGCCGCGGCAGCCATCGCCCATGCCATGCCGCTGCTCGAGACCGCGGACAAGGTGCTCGTCATGTCCGGCATCGACAGCGAGTTGACCGAAGAGAAACTCTCCGTTTTCGTCGATTCCCTGCTCTGGCATGGGGTGAAGGCGGAAGCGAAGACCTTCGATGCGTCCAGCGGCAGCATTTCCGGCCGCCTGCAGGCGGAAGCGCGGGAGGCCGGCGCACAGCTCCTGGTCCTCGGCGCCTACAGCCACAGCCGTTTCCGCGAGTCGATTTTCGGCGGTGTCACCGACGATGTTTTGACGGAGACGCGGATTCCGGTTCTGATGGCGCACTGA
- a CDS encoding ABC transporter permease: MSALPSYAGPLERFWYYAFRFLCGAIFVFLISPIIVMIPLSFNAEPYFTFTPEMLALKSEAFSLRWYQDILDNEQWLHSMKNSFIVGIAATLLATSLGTVAALGLSRAEMPYRTLIMGILLSPMIVPLIITAAGLFFFYSYLGLAQTYTGLILAHTALGTPFVVITVTATLSGFDRNLIRASSSLGSSPQRTFFKVILPLISPGVISGGLFAFVTSFDEVVVALFLAGFEQRTVPRQMWAGIREQISPTILAVATILVCISVLLLATMEILRRRSERLRGLSPS; this comes from the coding sequence ATGTCAGCCCTTCCCTCCTATGCCGGCCCGCTCGAGCGTTTCTGGTATTACGCCTTCCGCTTCCTCTGCGGCGCGATCTTCGTGTTCCTGATCTCTCCGATCATCGTGATGATCCCGCTTTCCTTCAATGCGGAACCCTACTTCACATTTACGCCGGAAATGCTGGCGCTGAAGTCGGAAGCCTTCTCGCTGCGCTGGTACCAGGACATCCTGGACAACGAGCAATGGCTGCATTCGATGAAGAACAGCTTCATCGTCGGCATCGCGGCGACCCTGCTCGCGACCTCGCTCGGCACCGTCGCCGCGCTCGGCCTCTCACGTGCGGAAATGCCGTACCGGACGCTCATCATGGGCATCCTGCTGTCGCCGATGATCGTTCCGCTGATCATCACCGCGGCAGGCCTGTTCTTCTTCTACTCCTATCTCGGCCTCGCTCAGACCTATACCGGCCTGATCCTCGCCCATACCGCGCTCGGCACGCCGTTCGTCGTGATTACCGTGACGGCGACCCTCTCGGGATTCGACCGCAACCTGATCCGCGCGTCGTCCAGCCTCGGCTCCTCGCCGCAGCGCACCTTCTTCAAAGTCATCCTGCCGCTGATCTCGCCGGGCGTGATCTCGGGCGGCCTCTTCGCCTTTGTCACCTCCTTCGACGAAGTCGTGGTCGCGCTCTTCCTCGCCGGCTTCGAGCAGCGCACGGTGCCTCGCCAGATGTGGGCCGGTATCCGTGAGCAGATCAGCCCGACGATCCTCGCGGTAGCCACGATCCTGGTCTGCATCTCGGTCCTGCTGCTTGCGACCATGGAGATCCTGCGCCGGCGTTCGGAACGGCTGCGCGGCCTCAGCCCGAGTTAA
- the pdxH gene encoding pyridoxamine 5'-phosphate oxidase, whose protein sequence is MFEPDTDNPFALFDRWYREASESETNDPNAMTVATADADGRPSARILLLKDFDEHGFVFYSNFESQKGRELTINPFAALCFHWKSVRRQVRVSGPVVRVGDGEADAYFNSRPRGSRVGAWASQQSRPLADRDSLMAAVEKADKEYPGENVPRPPYWSGWRLTPLAIEFWQDGEFRLHDRFRFTRAVEGEPWKVDRLFP, encoded by the coding sequence ATGTTCGAACCCGATACAGACAACCCTTTCGCGCTTTTCGACCGCTGGTACCGGGAGGCGTCCGAAAGCGAGACGAACGATCCGAATGCGATGACCGTCGCGACGGCGGATGCCGACGGCCGTCCCTCCGCGCGGATTCTCCTGCTCAAGGATTTCGACGAGCACGGTTTCGTTTTCTACTCGAACTTCGAGAGCCAGAAGGGACGCGAGCTGACGATCAATCCTTTTGCCGCGCTTTGCTTCCATTGGAAGTCGGTACGCCGTCAGGTGCGGGTGTCCGGACCTGTGGTCCGGGTCGGCGACGGGGAGGCGGATGCCTATTTCAACTCCCGTCCGCGCGGCAGTCGTGTCGGTGCCTGGGCTTCGCAGCAATCCCGGCCTTTGGCCGACCGGGACAGCCTGATGGCGGCAGTGGAGAAAGCGGACAAGGAGTATCCGGGCGAGAACGTGCCGCGCCCGCCCTACTGGTCCGGTTGGAGACTGACGCCGCTCGCGATCGAGTTCTGGCAGGATGGCGAATTCCGCCTGCATGACCGCTTCCGTTTCACCCGTGCGGTCGAGGGCGAACCGTGGAAGGTCGACAGACTGTTTCCGTAA
- a CDS encoding RT0821/Lpp0805 family surface protein codes for MKKHAAIAVAAAITLGACQTTELGPKQTAGGLLGAVGGAVVGSNIGGGKGTVAAVAAGTLLGAWLGSEIGRSLDNADRAAMAQSTQRSLEKNPVGVSTSWNNPDSGNSGTVTPTRTYQASSGQYCREYTQTVNVGGQTEEAYGTACRQPDGSWKIQN; via the coding sequence ATGAAAAAACACGCCGCAATCGCCGTTGCCGCCGCGATCACTCTCGGCGCCTGCCAGACCACCGAACTCGGACCGAAACAGACGGCGGGCGGCCTTCTGGGAGCGGTCGGCGGTGCCGTCGTCGGCTCCAATATCGGTGGCGGCAAAGGGACCGTCGCGGCCGTGGCAGCCGGCACCCTGCTCGGCGCCTGGCTCGGCAGCGAGATCGGCCGGTCGCTCGACAACGCGGACAGGGCGGCGATGGCGCAGAGCACCCAGCGCTCGCTCGAAAAGAATCCGGTCGGCGTCTCCACCAGCTGGAACAATCCGGACAGCGGGAATTCCGGTACCGTCACTCCGACCCGGACCTACCAGGCCTCCTCCGGCCAGTATTGCCGCGAATACACTCAGACGGTGAATGTCGGCGGCCAGACCGAGGAAGCCTATGGCACTGCCTGCCGCCAGCCGGACGGCAGCTGGAAAATCCAGAACTAG
- a CDS encoding ABC transporter permease: MAAVTENDGVMRAADGTPLKQALARATRMNKMRAFLLTTPLLAFILVSFILPIGLMLFRSISAPEVAEAFPKTLEVLKQWDGEGVPGEDIYATLAAEMSDRDNRFNLGKAGTRLNYMESGFRSLMNKTTRRIKRAEAPFKDAFIKIDKRWGEADTWKTIRQAGSPYTIRAYLNAIDLTQEPSGDIVAQPEVKQIYVTLFERTIWVSIGVTVACIALAYPISYLLATLPAGTANLLMIFVLLPFWTSLLVRTTSWIVLLQTNGVINDILVWIGIVGDDNRIQMIYNMTGTFIAMTHILLPFMVLPLYSVMKTIPKDHMRAARSLGANPAIAFMRIYMPQTVPGVGAGSILVFILAIGYYITPALVGGQDGQLISNIIEYHMKKSLNWSLAAALGGILLAGVLALYWLYNRIVGISNMKLG, encoded by the coding sequence ATGGCGGCAGTTACGGAAAATGATGGCGTAATGCGCGCGGCGGACGGAACGCCGCTGAAGCAGGCGCTGGCTCGCGCGACACGCATGAACAAAATGCGGGCTTTCCTGCTGACCACTCCGCTGCTGGCCTTTATCCTGGTCTCCTTCATCCTGCCGATCGGCCTAATGCTGTTCCGCAGCATCAGTGCGCCCGAGGTCGCGGAAGCCTTTCCGAAAACCTTGGAAGTTCTTAAGCAATGGGATGGTGAAGGAGTCCCCGGCGAGGACATCTACGCTACGCTCGCCGCCGAAATGTCGGATCGCGACAACCGCTTCAATCTCGGCAAGGCCGGAACCCGGTTGAACTATATGGAGAGCGGATTCCGCTCCCTTATGAACAAGACCACCCGTCGCATCAAACGCGCCGAGGCGCCTTTCAAGGACGCCTTCATCAAGATCGACAAGCGTTGGGGCGAGGCCGACACCTGGAAGACAATCCGGCAAGCCGGCTCTCCCTACACGATCCGCGCCTATCTGAATGCCATCGACCTGACCCAGGAGCCGAGCGGCGATATCGTAGCGCAGCCCGAGGTCAAACAGATCTACGTGACACTGTTCGAACGCACCATCTGGGTGTCGATCGGAGTGACAGTGGCCTGTATCGCGCTGGCCTATCCGATTTCGTACCTGCTCGCGACGCTCCCGGCGGGAACGGCGAACCTGTTGATGATTTTCGTCCTGCTGCCGTTCTGGACATCGCTTCTCGTGCGCACGACCTCGTGGATCGTGCTGCTTCAGACCAACGGGGTGATCAACGACATACTCGTCTGGATCGGGATCGTCGGCGACGATAACCGGATCCAGATGATCTACAATATGACCGGCACCTTCATCGCCATGACGCACATCCTGCTGCCTTTCATGGTGTTGCCGCTCTATTCCGTGATGAAGACCATCCCGAAGGATCACATGCGCGCCGCCCGGTCGCTCGGCGCCAATCCGGCGATCGCCTTCATGCGGATCTACATGCCGCAAACCGTGCCGGGTGTCGGCGCTGGCTCGATCCTCGTCTTCATTCTCGCCATCGGCTACTACATCACGCCCGCCCTCGTCGGCGGCCAGGATGGTCAGCTGATTTCGAATATCATCGAATATCACATGAAGAAGTCGCTGAACTGGAGCCTTGCGGCGGCGCTCGGCGGCATCCTACTGGCAGGCGTGCTCGCGCTTTACTGGCTCTACAACCGCATTGTCGGCATCAGCAACATGAAGCTCGGCTAA